A single region of the Streptomyces sp. AM 4-1-1 genome encodes:
- a CDS encoding phospholipid carrier-dependent glycosyltransferase, with translation MTSTAPEAQRGQDAREQHGDEPSSWQRRLRRFGHSPRPEIGLRERLVPLYTRPGPQFWAVLALPPGWAARLTRWSAWGGPLLVTLIAGLLRFWKLGSPKAVIFDETYYAKDSWALTEQGYEGAWPKDIDSSILADPSQVPVPTDPGYVVHPPVGKWIIGAGEQIFGFTPFGWRFMVALLGTLSVLMLCRIGRRLFRSTFLGCLAGVLLAVDGLHFVMSRTALLDLVLMFFVLAAFGCLLIDRDRSRARLAAALPVDEEGVLRPDVRVAETLRLGWRPWRIAAGVTLGLAFATKWNGLYILVGFGLMTVLWDVGARRTAGAVQPYKAVLKRDLLPAFVSTVPVTIATYLVSWTGWIVTDKGYFRDWAEKDGKGGHWTWLPDWLRSLWHYENQVYDFHVNLTSGHTYQSNPWSWIVLGRPVSYFYEEQNGCTTSATGKCAREVLALGTPLLWWASCFALVYVLWRWLLRRDWRAGAIACGVAAGWLPWFLYQERTIFLFYAVVFVPFLCLAVTMMIGAMLGPGAATLTARRLSPPPADPTGERRRTWGAVAAGVLVLLIVWNFIYFWPIYTGTPIPDGSWRDRMWLDTWV, from the coding sequence GTGACGAGTACCGCACCCGAGGCCCAGCGCGGCCAAGACGCCCGGGAACAGCACGGCGACGAGCCGTCCAGCTGGCAGCGGCGGCTGCGCCGCTTCGGCCACTCGCCCCGGCCGGAGATCGGACTGCGTGAGCGGCTGGTCCCGCTGTACACCCGGCCCGGTCCGCAGTTCTGGGCGGTCCTGGCACTGCCTCCGGGGTGGGCGGCGCGGCTGACGCGCTGGTCGGCCTGGGGCGGGCCGCTGCTGGTGACGCTGATCGCCGGACTGCTGCGCTTCTGGAAGCTCGGCAGCCCCAAGGCGGTGATATTCGACGAGACGTACTACGCGAAGGACTCCTGGGCCCTGACCGAGCAGGGGTACGAGGGCGCCTGGCCCAAGGACATCGACAGCTCGATCCTCGCCGACCCGTCACAGGTGCCGGTCCCCACCGATCCGGGCTATGTGGTGCATCCGCCGGTCGGCAAGTGGATCATCGGGGCCGGGGAGCAGATCTTCGGTTTCACGCCGTTCGGCTGGCGGTTCATGGTCGCGCTGCTCGGCACGCTGTCGGTGCTGATGCTGTGCCGGATCGGACGGCGGCTCTTCCGCTCGACGTTCCTGGGCTGTCTGGCGGGTGTGCTGCTGGCCGTGGACGGTCTGCACTTCGTGATGAGCCGGACCGCGCTGCTCGACCTGGTGCTGATGTTCTTCGTCCTGGCCGCGTTCGGCTGTCTGCTGATCGACCGTGACCGGTCGCGGGCCCGGCTGGCGGCGGCGCTGCCGGTGGACGAGGAGGGGGTGCTGCGGCCGGACGTCCGGGTGGCGGAGACCCTGCGGCTGGGCTGGCGGCCGTGGCGGATCGCCGCGGGCGTCACGCTGGGACTGGCCTTCGCCACGAAGTGGAACGGCCTGTACATCCTGGTCGGGTTCGGCCTGATGACCGTGCTGTGGGACGTCGGCGCGCGCCGGACGGCGGGCGCGGTGCAGCCGTACAAGGCGGTGCTGAAGCGGGACCTGCTGCCCGCGTTCGTCTCGACGGTGCCGGTCACGATCGCCACGTACCTCGTGTCGTGGACCGGCTGGATCGTCACGGACAAGGGGTACTTCCGCGACTGGGCCGAGAAGGACGGCAAGGGCGGCCACTGGACGTGGCTGCCGGACTGGCTGCGCAGCCTGTGGCACTACGAGAACCAGGTCTACGACTTCCATGTGAACCTGACGTCCGGCCACACCTACCAGTCCAACCCGTGGAGTTGGATCGTCCTGGGCCGCCCCGTCTCGTACTTCTACGAGGAGCAGAACGGCTGCACGACGTCGGCGACCGGCAAGTGCGCCCGTGAGGTGCTGGCGCTCGGCACCCCGCTGCTGTGGTGGGCGTCGTGCTTCGCACTGGTGTACGTGCTGTGGCGGTGGCTGCTGCGCCGCGACTGGCGGGCGGGCGCCATCGCCTGTGGGGTGGCGGCGGGTTGGTTGCCGTGGTTCCTGTACCAGGAGCGGACGATCTTCCTCTTCTACGCGGTCGTGTTCGTGCCGTTCCTCTGTCTGGCGGTGACGATGATGATCGGCGCGATGCTGGGCCCGGGGGCGGCCACCCTCACCGCCCGGCGCCTCTCCCCGCCACCGGCCGATCCGACCGGCGAGCGGCGCAGGACATGGGGCGCGGTCGCGGCGGGTGTGCTGGTGCTGCTGATCGTGTGGAACTTCATCTACTTCTGGCCGATCTACACGGGCACGCCCATCCCGGACGGGTCGTGGCGGGACCGGATGTGGCTGGACACCTGGGTGTAG
- the rsmI gene encoding 16S rRNA (cytidine(1402)-2'-O)-methyltransferase, which yields MADVTGTTGTLVLAGTPIGDVADAPPRLATELATADVVAAEDTRRLRRLTQALGVHTTGRVVSYFEGNESARTPELVEALTGGARVLLVTDAGMPSVSDPGYRLVAAAVEKDIKVTAVPGPSAVLTALALSGLPVDRFCFEGFLPRKAGERLGRLGEVAGERRTMVFFEAPHRLDDTLAAMAEVFGAERGAAVCRELTKTYEEVRRGPLGELAAWAAEGVRGEITVVVAGAPDTGPDELDPAELVRRVRVREEAGERRKEAIAAVAADAGLPKRDVFDAVVAAKNAERSGPADGKGLS from the coding sequence ATGGCCGATGTGACTGGAACGACTGGAACGCTGGTACTCGCAGGGACCCCCATCGGCGATGTGGCGGACGCCCCGCCACGCCTCGCCACCGAGCTGGCCACGGCCGATGTCGTCGCCGCCGAGGACACCCGGCGGCTGCGCCGCCTCACGCAGGCGCTCGGTGTCCACACCACGGGACGTGTCGTCTCCTACTTCGAGGGCAACGAGTCGGCGCGTACGCCCGAACTCGTCGAGGCGCTGACCGGGGGCGCCCGGGTCCTGCTGGTCACCGACGCCGGGATGCCGTCCGTGTCCGACCCCGGCTACCGGCTGGTCGCCGCCGCCGTCGAGAAGGACATCAAGGTGACCGCGGTCCCCGGCCCGTCCGCCGTGCTCACCGCGCTCGCCCTGTCCGGGCTGCCCGTCGACCGCTTCTGCTTCGAGGGCTTCCTGCCCCGCAAGGCGGGCGAACGGCTGGGCCGGCTCGGCGAGGTCGCGGGCGAGCGCCGCACGATGGTCTTCTTCGAGGCGCCGCACCGGCTGGACGACACCCTGGCCGCGATGGCGGAGGTGTTCGGCGCGGAACGCGGGGCGGCGGTGTGCCGGGAGCTGACGAAGACGTACGAGGAAGTGAGGCGCGGTCCGCTCGGTGAACTGGCGGCCTGGGCGGCCGAGGGCGTGCGCGGCGAGATCACCGTCGTCGTTGCGGGGGCGCCGGACACCGGACCCGACGAACTGGACCCCGCCGAGCTGGTGCGCAGGGTGCGGGTGCGCGAGGAGGCGGGGGAGCGGCGCAAGGAGGCCATCGCCGCGGTGGCGGCCGACGCGGGGCTTCCCAAGCGGGACGTCTTCGATGCGGTGGTGGCGGCAAAGAACGCGGAGCGGAGCGGCCCAGCGGACGGTAAAGGACTATCGTGA